TAATAAATTTGATTCCTCAGATATATTATCTACAATTTCTAAAACTGCTCCTGTATTCTCATCTATAGTATTATTTAAATTCATTACTTCTTTAATTAAATTATCTTGTTTTCCTCTACTTATGTTTAAATCTTTTACATATTCCTTATTGATAATATCAAAAGAATTTATAGCTACAGTATTTTTATATATTGCATATATAAATAACAGATTTTGCTCAAAAATTATTAAATACGTATTTATATTATCTGATAATTTATCATCAAAAATCATCTTACATCCTGTTACTAAAAATATAATAACAGCTATCATCATTATGTATTTCTTATCTCCATATAATACGTAAGCTGTTATAAATGCAAATCCAAATGCAAAAGATACATAAAAATCTAATACAACATATGTATAAGTCCATGAAATAACATATCCTATAAGAACAATATTTTTAACATGTACACTATCTCTATTTAATCTATAAGTTATAGTAGAACTTATCCATGTAATAACTACTGTTACACTAACTATTATAGCTTGAACTAATGTACCTACTTTTGTCACATATAAACCTATTGTTGACAATAGTAGAATTACTGTGATTAATCTTACCATCTTTACTAAATTATCATTTGCTACTCTATTAAGCCTTAGTTCGTCCCTTAATTTAAGCTCCATCAGTTTTCCCCCTAAAAAATTTCATTTTTTTACTTTATTAACTTTTATCGTGATTTTATTAAATTTATTTACATTTTTTATTAATTTATTTCAAAAATAGAAAAATACTGTGTAAATTTAAAATTTACACAGTATTTTTGTTTATATAAAATTCTTTATATACTTTTCAATTAGAGCTTCATTCATAGGTTCACAACTCAAACCCGTTCCTTCTAACGCTTTATCAGTATTAGTAGTGTCAAAGTATGTTGGTGACATTTTCCCATATCTATTTACAAATTCTTCTTTTTCATTTTTCTTAGTAATTCTAAATAATGATTCCAAAAGTTTTAGTGGATGTTCATTTCCTGAATTAAATAAATTTTCTTTCCATTCTTCATAACTTAAAGGTTTAGCCTCATAACCACATTTATTTATAATTCTTCCAAGTTCACTGATAGACACATAAACACTATTCATTAAATTATAAGCCTTACCGTAAGCATCACCTTGTTTTGATATCTTAACTATGGCCTCTGCTATGTAATCTACTTGTGTCATGTGAATTTTAAGATCTATATTTGGATAAACTTTTGTTTGTAATATAGACTTAAATGTTCTACTTATGGAATCACTAAGTTTCCATATTCCTGTATCATTTGCCCCTGTTATTTCTCCTGGACGATATATTGCTGCTCTGAGACCTGCTTCTCTTGCTAAGTTAACTATTTTTTCACATACCCATTTAGTTTCACTATATGATAAGTAATAGCCTATACAGCTATCTAGAGGATCATCCTCCATAGCTACTTTTCCAAAATGACTTGGATTATCAAAAACGCTATATGAAGAAACATAATTATAATATTTAGGTTTTCCTGTACAAGCAAATTCTAATGTCTTTATTGTTCCTCCTACATTAGTATTTTTCAATCTTTCATATGGATATATAAAATTAAGTAGTGCTCCATTATGATATACTGTATCTATTGTTTCTGTTAATATCTTATATTTTTCTTCATCTATTCCTAATAATGGCTTATCTAAAGATCCTATTACTGGAGTAATAAATTCTCTATATTCTTCCTTCCATAAATGATAGTACTCCATATTATACTTAATTCTCTTTAAAGCATCTTCTTCACTTTTGGCTCTTACATGGCAGTAAAGTCTTGCTTCTGTTTCAGATAATAAACTATGGATTAAATATGCTCCAACAAAACCAGTAGTTCCCGTAATGAAAACATTTTTCATTTCCGGAGCATCATTCTCATATTTTCCTGGCTTAATGTTTTCATCTAATTTTACTTCATCATATAAATAACTTTTATCCTTTTCTAAATCAGTAATATCTTCACCAGCTAAAGTTCTATCAATATATTTTCCTATTTCCTTTATTGTTGGATTCTCAAAAACAAAAGATACTGGTACAGTGACATTAAATATCTCTTCTATTTTAGTAGTTAATTGTATTACTTCTAAAGAGTCCATACCCATATTTAAAAGGTTGTCCCCTATATTAGCATTATAATCAAATTCTTTAGTTATTATTTTGCCTAATGTTTTTTCAGTGTCTGTATTATATTCTATGTTTTTCTTATATTCGCATTCATTATTACCACGAGAACTATTTGCTATATTTAATTTATTTTCTTCATATAATTTTGCTGTTTTAGCTATAGATACTTTACCATTATCAGACTTAGGCAATGCTCCACTTTCAACAAGGCATATCTCATATGGTGATACTTCAAAATATTCTAAAACACATTTATTAGCCATATCTACAATATTGCTAAACTCAATACTATTTCTAAGAACTTCAGGCAATTCAAAAGCTAATACTAATCTTTCTTTTTCTTCCTTTACTATTGAGAAAGGTACTATATTTGCATATTTTAATGCTGGCATCTTTTCTGTTAACTTAACTACAATATCATTAGGTAAAATATTATTTCCATTAATTATTATAAGTTCTTTCATACGTCCAGTTATATAAATATAGCCATCTTTTACTATTCCAAAATCACCAGTACGTAAGAAATCTCCTTCTTGTCCTTTTAATTTAGAATAAAATGTTTCTTCTGTAGCTTTAGGATTGTTATAATACCCCTTAGCTACTGCTGGACCTTCTATCCATAACTCTCCAAATTCATCTTCTTTACATTCTTCTAAGGTATCAGGATTTACAGCTATTATCTTATGATGTTTTATTGTATACCCATTTCCAATAAACTCTATCTTATTTTTTGTATTCTCATTTGCTAAAACTAATTTTCCATTTTGATATTGATCAAAATCAATATCTAATATTTGCTCATCACAAAAATTACATACGCCAGTAGCTCCACAAGTAACTTCTGCAAGACCGTATCCTACTAAGAAGTCATATAAATTAATTCCGAAATCTTTATACTCATCTGCAAATTGTTTCATTGATGAATATGTTACTATTTCAGATCCATTTAATAGTAATTTTAAATTAGACAAATCTATACCTTCTAATTTATTTGCGGGTACTAATTTAGGATATGACTCATAAACTGAATTAGGCGCTAAGGTACTATCAGCTTTAAATTCACTTAAGTTTTCAATCCATCTTGAAGGTTTTTCTAAGAAATCTGATGGTGACATTATACCAATAGTAAATTCCGGTTTTATTATTGGAGTAAATATTAAATAAACTAAACCTAAATTATGAAAGAATGGAACCCATCCAAAAATTCTTTCTACTCCTAAAGGTTCTACACTACAATTAATAGCACTAATTAAATTTCCATATGAAATTAATACTCCCTTTGGGGCACTAGTTGATCCTGAAGAATATTGAATATATATAATATCATCTAACTCTATTTTCTCTGGAATAAAGTTTTCTCTCTTTTCACACTTTTCCACATTAATAACTTCTAAATTACTAAAGATTTCTGCAACTTCAACTTTCTTTTTCAATGCACCTAAAATTTCTTTTGCTTTGTTTTCTAATAAGTTACCACATAATAAAAATTTAGGATTACAAGACTTAACTACAGAAATGAATCTTTCCATTTTACTTGGATCTATTGGAGGTGGAATTATAGTAAATATAGCTCCAGCTAACATTGCTCCTACAACAGATAGTACATTATCTACAGTTTGTGTAGATAAAATCACTACTTTATCTCCTTTTTTTATACCTGAATTCTTTAGTTTAGCTGCTATATCTAGAGATTTTTTCAATAAATCTGATCTTGTTAGTTTAACTTCAATTTTTTTATCATCATTATAATGAAAAAAAGTAAAACACTGATTCTGCTCCATAGAATTGCTACTTAATAAATCATAAAAATTCTCTTGATTACTTTGTATATAGTACTTCATTTATACCCTTCTCCTTTTCCAGTTTATTACATATAGTGTAATTTTATTACATAATATGTATATTATATCCTGTTGTTTTCATAGTTACAAGAGATTGTTTCTATCTTTTTCACTTTTTCGAATTTTCTCTTATTTATTTAAAACTATATAATATTCAATATTTTTTTATGTATCTTTTTCTATTTTTTATCATCTAATTTGCATATAAATAAAAAGTATTACATAATAATTTTGCAATACTTTTTTACAATTCAATATCTTATAAGTAATTATCTTAATAATAAAAAAATCGCTAGTAAACATTACTAGCGATTCATGGCAGGGGCAGTAGGATTTGAACCCACAACCAATGGTTTTGGAGACCACTACTCTACCGTTGAGCCATACCCCTATATTTATTTAAAGTGATTTGTCACAATGATTATTATATATATAATAATCTAAAAATGCAAGTACTTTTTTATATTAATTAACTTTTTGGGCAGAATTAATTATTATGCAACTAATATATGGTTAAAAGTACATTAAGTTTCCATATAATCAACTATAAAAATATTTTCTTTGATAAAAGTAGTAATTAATAGTAAAATAAGCTTCGAGGTGAATTCTATGAAATTTATAACACATACTGAAGAAGAAACTATAAATCTAGGCTATAAAATAGGTTGTCATCTACAATCAGGTGCTGTTATTTGTATAGATGGAGATCTTGGTACAGGTAAAACCCATCTTACTAAAGGCTTAGCAAAAGGCTTAGATATTGATGAATATATAACTAGTCCTACATTTACTTTAGTTAACGAATATGATGGCAGATTAAAATTATATCATTTTGATGTTTATAGAATTGATGATCCTTATGAAATTGAAGCTATTGGATTTGATGAATATATATATTCAGATGGAGTGTCAATTATAGAGTGGTCTTCCATCATAGAAGATTTATTGCCAAGTGATAGATTAAATATCAAAATATCTAAAAATTTAGAGCTTGGATTAGACTACCGTGAAATATCAATAGACATAGTAGGCAATAAACTAAATTATCTTAAGGAGGTCCTATAATTTTGAAACTTCTATGTGTAGATTCTTCTAGTGAAACAGCTTCCGTAGCTGTTATTGAAGATAATAAAATATTAACTGAACTTACGTATAACGATAAAAAACAGCATTCTGTTATTCTAATGACTTTAATAGACTCTGCAATAAAAAATAGTGGTAACACAATTTCTGATATAGATGGATTTGTCGTTTCTAAAGGTCCAGGATCATTTACTGGCCTTAGAATAGGTATGTCCACTGTTAAAGCCTTAGCTCATGGAAGTAATAAGCCTTATGCATCTATATCTACATTAGATGCCCTTGCTTATAGCATTCCTGAATTTAATGGTATAATATGTCCTTTGTTTGATGCTTTAAGAAATAATGTATATACGGCCTTATACAAAAAAACTAATGGAGAACTATTACCTATCTGCGACTATGATGCCATCGAAATATCAGAATTAATTAATAAACTTAATTCATTAGGTGAGCCAGTTCTATTTTTAGGTGATGATTGTTTTAAATTTAAAGATATGTTATCTGAAGTTAAATTAGGAACCTTTGCTTCCCCATTCAACAATTTAGTTCGTGCCTCTTCTCTTGGATTTATAGCAATGGATAAATTCAAAAATAATGATTTTAATAATTTAGATGAAGATGCTCCTCTTTATATTAGAGTGTCTCAAGCAGAAAGAGAATACATCAATAAACATGGAAAAACAGTATATGAAGAATAATATTTTTATTGATGATTTACGTCTTGAATATATTGATGCTATCTATGAAATTGAAACAATGTCTTTTTCATTACCTTGGAGTAAAGATAGTCTAATAAAAGAATTAGATAATAAAAATGCTCACTATTTTATTGCTCTATTAGATGGAAAAGTAGTTGGATATATAGGTCTGTGGGAAATTATCGATGAAGGCCATATAACTAACATCGCTATCCACCCTAACTTTAGGGGACATGGTTTTGGAAAAATACTATTAACATCAGCCGTTGATTACTGTAAAAACAAAAACTTTTATGGTATAACCCTTGAAGTGCGTGTCTCAAATACAATTGCCATAAATCTTTATGAATCTCTTGGCTTTGTTAACTGCGGTATTAGAAAGAAATTTTATACCGATAACAACGAAGATGGAATTATTATGTGGAAATATTTTAGATAATTTATAATCATGTGATTTTGAACTTGATAACTGATAACACTGATTTCAAAAAACAACACTTAAGTATAATAGCTTTATATATGAAAAAAACTAATACTTTCTTACCACTATTAACTAAAAAGTGATGTCGCATAAACTGCAACATCACTTTTCTATTATAAAGCTTTCTTTTCTTTTTCAATAATTGATGATAATGGTTTTATTATTACTGCTGTTACTACTGCGACTATAGTTCCTTTAAGCACGTTAAATGGCGCTATACTTAAAATTACTAAAGATTTTACGTTTGTTATAGAACTGTTTATCGCCGCACCCATAGCAACGAAATCATTAAGATTCCATCCCATTACTTTTTCGTATAATGGTAAAAATATAAAATAATTACCTATAGCAGCTACTAATACCATAAATACAACTCCTAATATAGATGATACTAATAACTTAAATTTAATATTTGTACGATTATAGATCAACCCTACTGGAATTACAAAAGCGGAACCTACTATAAAGTTTGCTAATTCTCCTACAAATCCTGTTGATGTCATAAGAATACCATGAAGCAAGTTTTTTATAAGTTCTATTATTACACCTGCTACTGGTCCATAAATTATAGCTCCTACAACTGCTGGTATATCAGATACTTCTATCTTTAAAAAGCTCGGAAATATAGGTAATGGCACTTCTATAAACATAAATATTAATGCCAATACACTAAGTATTGATATTTTTACCATTTTATTAAGTTTTTTATTCATTTTTATTCTTCCCTTCTTCCTTCCAGACTTTACTGTTGGCTCCGGAGTTTAACCGAATCTGCTTTACTAAAAGCTCGCGGGCTATACCGCCAGTATAGGAATCTCACCTATCCCTGAAGTTTTCTTTTATTATACTACAATGAAAATTATAGGACAACATCCTATTAGTTAGTTAATCCCTTCATAGTTAAAGATATCCTTCCTCTTTCTTTATCTATTTCTAAAACTTTAACATTTACTATATCACCTACTGATACAACATCAAGAGGATGCTTTACAAATTTATCTCTCATTTGGCTTTTATGAACTAAGCCATCTACATGGACACCAATATCTACAAATGCTCCAAAGTCTGCTACATTTCTAACAGTACCTTTAAGCTCCATTCCTGGAGTTAATTGATCTACTTCTATTACTCCACTTTTTAATATCGGCTTTGGCATTTCTTCTCTTGGATCTCTACCTGGCTTTTTAATTTCTTTAATAATATCTTGAAGAGTTATTGATCCTAACCCTGTTTCCTCTTCTATTTTAGATAATCCTACTTCTTCTATCTTTTTATCAATATCTTGAAGATTATTTTCTCTAACATCATTTTCATTATATCCTAATATAGATAAAAGCTTCTTAGCACCTTCATAAGATTCTGGATGCACTGAAGTATTATCTAAAACTTCTTTACTTTCCATAACTCTTAAGAATCCAGCACATTGTTCATAAGCCTTTGGTCCTAGTCTTTTAACTTTTAAAAGTTCTTTTCTTCCTGAAAATTTTCCTTTTTCTTCTCTATAAGCTACTATATTTGCCGCTATAGCTGGAGTTATTCCAGATACATAAGATAAAAGTGATGGCGTAGCCACATTTAAATCTACTCCTACAGTGTTAACAGCATCTTCAACAACCCCTGTTAATGATTCATTTAATTTCTTTTCGTTAACATCATGTTGGTATTGACCTACCCCTATAGATTTAGGATCAATTTTTACCAACTCTGCCATAGGATCTTGTAATCTTCTTCCTATAGAAATAGCTCCTCTAAGAGATACATTTATATCTGGATATTCCTTTGATGCTAATTCTGATGCAGAATAAACAGAAGCCCCAGCTTCACTTACAATAACATAATATATTTCTTTTCCAGTCTCTCTCTTTATCTCATCTATAATTTCTGCTATTATCTCTTCACTTTCTCTAGATGCAGTTCCATTTCCTAAAGATACAACTTCTACATTGTATTCTTTCATCATTGCTTTAAGCTTTTCTCTCTCTTTAGCTACTTGATCTTTACTATTAGCTGTAATATGAATAGTTTCTGTAGTAAGTATCTTACCTGTTTCATCTAATATAGCAGTCTTACATCCCGTTCTAAAACCTGGGTCAAATCCTAACACAATTTTCCCTTTTATCGGTGATTGTAGCATTAATGCTTTAAGGTTTTTCTTAAAGATATTAATAGCCCCTTCTTCAGCCTTTTCCCATAATTCATTTCTTATTTCTCTCTCTATTGATGGGAATATTAATCTTTTATAACCATCTTTTATAGCCATTTCAATATATGGGTCTGTTTCATCATTATCCTTTAAAAGATTGCTTCTTAAGTAATTTAATATAAACTCTTCATCACCAACAATTTTTACTGAAAGAACTTTTTCATCTTCTCCTCTGCTTATAGCAAGAATTCTATGAGATGGTATCATATTAACTTTCTCTTTATATTCATAATACATCTCATATGGTGTTCTTTCTTCACTATTTCCGCTACTTTCAATAAATCCTTTATTAGTTAAATAGGTTCTTATCCACTTTCTAAAAGAAGCTTCATCTGAAATCATTTCACTTATTATATCTACAGCTCCTGCTAATGCTTCATCTGCAGTATTTACTTTTTTCTCTTCGTCTATAAATTCACTAGCATACTCTTTAATGTCACCTTTAAATTCGCCTTCAAAGATAACTTCTGCTAATGGTTTTAATCCTTTTTCTACTGCTATACTTGCTCTTGTCTTCTTCTTTTGCTTATATGGTCTATATAAATCTTCTACTTCAGTAAGAGTCTCAGCAGCATCTATTTGTGAAGATAACTCTTCAGTTAATTTCCCTTGCTCTTCTATTAAAGATTTTACACTTGCTTTTCTATCTTGAAGATTCTTTAAATAGTTTAATCTTTCATATAAATCTCTTAATTGAACATCTGAAAGTCCACCAGTAGCCTCTTTTCTATATCTAGCTATAAAAGGTACTGTAGCTCCTTCATCTAGAAGATCAATAACACTTCTTATATATTTTTCTTGTATTCCAAATTCTTTAACTAACTTATCTATTATAAAATCCATTATTTCCTCCACTATTTTTTACTCTTCTTCTTTTACTTCTGAAGGATTTTTTAGATATTCAATAATGAAGTTATCTAAATTTCCATCCATTACAGAAGAAACATCATTAACTTGTACTCCAGTTCTATGATCCTTAACCATAGTATATGGATGTAATACATAAGACCTTATTTGACTACCCCATCCCATGTCTTTTAGGTCTCCTGTTAAATCCTCTATCTTTTCTTTATGTGCTCTCTCTTTAAGTTCTACTAACTTAGCTTTTAACATATTCATAGCTGTTTCTCTATTTTGTATTTGGCTTCTCTCACTTTGACATGCAACGATTATACCTGTTGGAATATGAGTTATTCTTACCGCTGATTCTGTCTTATTTACATGCTGACCTCCAGCACCAGATGCTCTATAAGTATCTACTTTTAAGTCTTCTGGTCTTATTTCTACATGTTTATTTTGCTCAGTTGACAGTTCTGGTATAACCTCCATAGACGCAAAAGATGTTTGTCTTTTTCCATTAGCATTAAAAGGTGATATTCTTACTAATCTATGAATTCCTCTCTCTGCTTTAAGATATCCATAAGCAAATTCACCAGTGATTTTTAACGTAACGCTTTTTATTCCTGCTTCATCTCCCACTAAAAGATCTAAAGTTTCTACTTTATATCCTTTCTTTTCACAGTATCTTGTATACATTCTTAAAAGCATTTCTGTCCAATCCATAGCATCAGTACCACCAACCCCGGCATGAAGAGTTAAAATAGCATTATTAGTATCATATTCCCCAGATAACATCAATCTTATTTTCATTTCTTCTAGTTCGTTACTTAAATCTTTTATTTCACTAAAAGCTTCAGATACTAAGTCTTCATCGTCTTCTTCCTTAGCCATCTCTAATAATACTTCAATATCTTCATACTTAGATAAGTATTCTTCGTATTTCTCAACAGTATCTTTTATATTTTTAGCCTTTTGAGTAGTTTCTTGAGCTCTTTCTATATCATCCCAAAAACCATCTTCTTGCATCCTAGCCTCTAATTCCTCTACATTAAGTTTTAGTCTAGGGATGTCAAAGTGAATCCCCCACTTCTTTAATAATTACATCGATATTTTTTATTAAACTCATTGCTTCATCTAATTGAATCATTAAAATCACATCCTTTTCAGTACACAGTTCACAGTGCACAGCACTGTAAATAGTGATTACTTCTTTTATTTTTATAGTATGGTTAACTATTCAGTTTTCATTATACAGTTGTCATGTGTAGTTTTGCTGTAGCAACAATTATATAACAAAAAAAATTCACAATTCACAATTTTAAATTGTGAATTGTGAGTTGTACAGTATTATTTTATTTTCCTCTTCCACAGCAGTTTTTATACTTTTGACCTGATCCACATGGACATGGATCATTTCTTCCTATTTTAGGCTCTGTTCTCTTTTTAGGTTCATTTGCTGCTGCTTCATCATAATTTGTTGTAGTTTCTACAGCTACTCTTTCTCTTTCAATTTGTGGCTCTTTCTTCTCTATTTCTATATGATATAGATATCTAACAGTATCTAATTTAATACCTTGAATCATTTCTTCAAACATTTCAGATCCTTCAAATTGATATGCTTGAACTGGATCTTGTTGCTTATAAGATCTAAGACCTATATATTGTTTTAAATGTTCCATACTGTCTATATGATCCATCCATTTTGTATCTACTACTCTTAAAAGAATAACTCTTTCTATTTCTCTCATTTCATCTTTAACAATTTCTTCTCTAGCTGCATAAGCTTTCATAACAACTTCTTTATAATATTTTATTATTCCTTCATTATCTAAGTTGTCTAAATCTTCTTCTTTTACAGCTCCTTTTAGCAAGAATAAATCATCAAAGTAAGCAATTAACTTCTTAATTTCATCATCTACAGACTCTTCTACACCTGTTAAGTGTCCATTAACCCCAGATTCAACTACATCTTCAATCATTGCCATTATATAATCTTTAAGGTTTTCTCCTTGTAATACAGAATTTCTTTGAGCATAAATGATTTCCCTTTGTTTATTCATTACATCATCATATTGTAATAATGATTTTCTTACATCAAAGTTATTACCTTCTACTTTCTTTTGAGCACTTTCAATTGCAGAAGATACCATTTTACTTTCAATAGCTTCATTTTCTTCTAATCCAAGTTTCTCAACTACACCTTGAATTCTTTCAGATCCAAAGATTCTCATTAAATCATCTTCAAGAGATACATAGAATCTAGATTCACCTTTATCTCCTTGTCTTCCTGAACGTCCTCTAAGCTGATTATCTATTCTTCTTGATTCATGTCTTTCAGTACCGATTATTTTTAATCCGCCTACTTCTAAAACACCTTCTCCAAGCTTAATATCTGTACCTCTACCAGCCATATTAGTAGCTATAGTAACGGCACCTTTTTCACCAGCTCTAGAAATGATTTCTGCTTCTTTTTCATGGTATTTAGCATTTAATACTTGGTGAGGAATTCCTCTTTTCTTAAGTAATGAAGATACAAGTTCAGAATTTTCAATAGAAACTGTACCAACTAACATTGGCTGACCAGTTCTATGAGTCTCTTCAATTTCATTAACAATAGCTTCAAATTTACCTTTTGTTGTCTTATAAACAAGATCCGGTTGATCTATTCTTGCTATTGGTAAATGTGTTGGTATTTCTAAAACATCTAATCCATAGATTTCTCTAAATTCATTTTCTTCTGTTATAGCTGTACCAGTCATACCTGCTAATTTATTGTACATTCTGAAGTAGTTTTGGTATGTGATTGTAGCAAGTGTTTTAGATTCACTTTCAATCTTAACTCCTTCTTTAGCTTCAATAGCTTGATGAAGCCCATCACTATATCTTCTTCCTTCCATAACTCTTCCTGTAAATTCATCTACAATAACAACAGAGTTATCTTTTACTATATAATCAATTTCATTATTCATTATATAATTAGCTCTTAATGCTTGAACAGTATGATGTTGAATTCTCATATTTTCTGCATCAGCATAGTTATCTATATGATAATATTTTTCTGCTTTTTCTACACCAGCATCAGTTAAAATAACTGATTTAGTTTTTTCATCTATAGTAAAATCTTCTTCCTTTTTTAAAGTTTTTACGAAAAAGTCTGCAACTTTATAAAAGTCAGTAGATTTTTCTCCTTGACCTGATATTATAAGAGGAGTTCTCGCTTCATCTATTAATATAGAGTCCACCTCATCGACAATTACATAGTTTAATCCTCTTTGTACTTTTTCTTCTAAGTACACCACCATGTTATCTCTTAAGTAATCAAATCCAAATTCTGAATTTGTACCATATGTGATATCACAATTATAAGCTTCACGTCTTTGATCTCCAGTAAGGCCATGTAGTATAACCCCTGTTTCTAGGCCTAAAAATCCATATACTTGTGACATTTGATCTCTATCTCTTTTAGCTAGATAATCATTTACTGTTATTATATGTACTCCTTTTCCTGTCAAGGCATTCAAATATGCTGGTAAAGTAGCAACTAATGTTTTACCTTCACCAGTTTTCATTTCAGATATTCTTCCTTGATGTAATACAATTCCACCAATAAGTTGTTCTCTATAAGCTTTTAGCCCTATTGCTCTATAAGCTCCCTCTCTAACAACTGCAAAAGCTTCTGGTAAAATATCATCTAATGTTTCACCATTTTTTAATCTT
Above is a genomic segment from Clostridium bornimense containing:
- a CDS encoding non-ribosomal peptide synthetase, which encodes MKYYIQSNQENFYDLLSSNSMEQNQCFTFFHYNDDKKIEVKLTRSDLLKKSLDIAAKLKNSGIKKGDKVVILSTQTVDNVLSVVGAMLAGAIFTIIPPPIDPSKMERFISVVKSCNPKFLLCGNLLENKAKEILGALKKKVEVAEIFSNLEVINVEKCEKRENFIPEKIELDDIIYIQYSSGSTSAPKGVLISYGNLISAINCSVEPLGVERIFGWVPFFHNLGLVYLIFTPIIKPEFTIGIMSPSDFLEKPSRWIENLSEFKADSTLAPNSVYESYPKLVPANKLEGIDLSNLKLLLNGSEIVTYSSMKQFADEYKDFGINLYDFLVGYGLAEVTCGATGVCNFCDEQILDIDFDQYQNGKLVLANENTKNKIEFIGNGYTIKHHKIIAVNPDTLEECKEDEFGELWIEGPAVAKGYYNNPKATEETFYSKLKGQEGDFLRTGDFGIVKDGYIYITGRMKELIIINGNNILPNDIVVKLTEKMPALKYANIVPFSIVKEEKERLVLAFELPEVLRNSIEFSNIVDMANKCVLEYFEVSPYEICLVESGALPKSDNGKVSIAKTAKLYEENKLNIANSSRGNNECEYKKNIEYNTDTEKTLGKIITKEFDYNANIGDNLLNMGMDSLEVIQLTTKIEEIFNVTVPVSFVFENPTIKEIGKYIDRTLAGEDITDLEKDKSYLYDEVKLDENIKPGKYENDAPEMKNVFITGTTGFVGAYLIHSLLSETEARLYCHVRAKSEEDALKRIKYNMEYYHLWKEEYREFITPVIGSLDKPLLGIDEEKYKILTETIDTVYHNGALLNFIYPYERLKNTNVGGTIKTLEFACTGKPKYYNYVSSYSVFDNPSHFGKVAMEDDPLDSCIGYYLSYSETKWVCEKIVNLAREAGLRAAIYRPGEITGANDTGIWKLSDSISRTFKSILQTKVYPNIDLKIHMTQVDYIAEAIVKISKQGDAYGKAYNLMNSVYVSISELGRIINKCGYEAKPLSYEEWKENLFNSGNEHPLKLLESLFRITKKNEKEEFVNRYGKMSPTYFDTTNTDKALEGTGLSCEPMNEALIEKYIKNFI
- the tsaE gene encoding tRNA (adenosine(37)-N6)-threonylcarbamoyltransferase complex ATPase subunit type 1 TsaE encodes the protein MKFITHTEEETINLGYKIGCHLQSGAVICIDGDLGTGKTHLTKGLAKGLDIDEYITSPTFTLVNEYDGRLKLYHFDVYRIDDPYEIEAIGFDEYIYSDGVSIIEWSSIIEDLLPSDRLNIKISKNLELGLDYREISIDIVGNKLNYLKEVL
- the tsaB gene encoding tRNA (adenosine(37)-N6)-threonylcarbamoyltransferase complex dimerization subunit type 1 TsaB, coding for MKLLCVDSSSETASVAVIEDNKILTELTYNDKKQHSVILMTLIDSAIKNSGNTISDIDGFVVSKGPGSFTGLRIGMSTVKALAHGSNKPYASISTLDALAYSIPEFNGIICPLFDALRNNVYTALYKKTNGELLPICDYDAIEISELINKLNSLGEPVLFLGDDCFKFKDMLSEVKLGTFASPFNNLVRASSLGFIAMDKFKNNDFNNLDEDAPLYIRVSQAEREYINKHGKTVYEE
- the rimI gene encoding ribosomal protein S18-alanine N-acetyltransferase; the encoded protein is MEKQYMKNNIFIDDLRLEYIDAIYEIETMSFSLPWSKDSLIKELDNKNAHYFIALLDGKVVGYIGLWEIIDEGHITNIAIHPNFRGHGFGKILLTSAVDYCKNKNFYGITLEVRVSNTIAINLYESLGFVNCGIRKKFYTDNNEDGIIMWKYFR
- a CDS encoding ECF transporter S component yields the protein MNKKLNKMVKISILSVLALIFMFIEVPLPIFPSFLKIEVSDIPAVVGAIIYGPVAGVIIELIKNLLHGILMTSTGFVGELANFIVGSAFVIPVGLIYNRTNIKFKLLVSSILGVVFMVLVAAIGNYFIFLPLYEKVMGWNLNDFVAMGAAINSSITNVKSLVILSIAPFNVLKGTIVAVVTAVIIKPLSSIIEKEKKAL
- a CDS encoding Tex family protein, encoding MDFIIDKLVKEFGIQEKYIRSVIDLLDEGATVPFIARYRKEATGGLSDVQLRDLYERLNYLKNLQDRKASVKSLIEEQGKLTEELSSQIDAAETLTEVEDLYRPYKQKKKTRASIAVEKGLKPLAEVIFEGEFKGDIKEYASEFIDEEKKVNTADEALAGAVDIISEMISDEASFRKWIRTYLTNKGFIESSGNSEERTPYEMYYEYKEKVNMIPSHRILAISRGEDEKVLSVKIVGDEEFILNYLRSNLLKDNDETDPYIEMAIKDGYKRLIFPSIEREIRNELWEKAEEGAINIFKKNLKALMLQSPIKGKIVLGFDPGFRTGCKTAILDETGKILTTETIHITANSKDQVAKEREKLKAMMKEYNVEVVSLGNGTASRESEEIIAEIIDEIKRETGKEIYYVIVSEAGASVYSASELASKEYPDINVSLRGAISIGRRLQDPMAELVKIDPKSIGVGQYQHDVNEKKLNESLTGVVEDAVNTVGVDLNVATPSLLSYVSGITPAIAANIVAYREEKGKFSGRKELLKVKRLGPKAYEQCAGFLRVMESKEVLDNTSVHPESYEGAKKLLSILGYNENDVRENNLQDIDKKIEEVGLSKIEEETGLGSITLQDIIKEIKKPGRDPREEMPKPILKSGVIEVDQLTPGMELKGTVRNVADFGAFVDIGVHVDGLVHKSQMRDKFVKHPLDVVSVGDIVNVKVLEIDKERGRISLTMKGLTN